A region from the Vicia villosa cultivar HV-30 ecotype Madison, WI linkage group LG3, Vvil1.0, whole genome shotgun sequence genome encodes:
- the LOC131662568 gene encoding protein EMBRYO DEFECTIVE 514-like, with protein sequence MAEETAPQVVDTATAVVDTNNTDAPAADTTNTVAATVDMEVENPADSKDKRPREEEEPKEDDIVSKKAKVDEEKSVEEQRLEKLEKKEDEEVKEVSVAVKLGPKTFGSSLEMFHYFHKFLNAWPHNLNVNKYEHTMLLELLKNGHAESEKKIGAGVCAFQVREHPRYNSRCYFLIREDDTADDFSFRKCVDHISPLPEGMQLKSEGNKRSGGGGGNGGRGRGGRGGGRGGRGRGGRGRY encoded by the exons ATGGCAGAAGAAACCGCTCCACAAGTCGTTGACACTGCCACTGCCGTCGTCGATACCAACAACACCGACGCCCCCGCCGCCGATACAACCAACACTGTTGCCGCTACTGTGGACATGGAGGTTGAAAACCCTGCTGATTCCAAGGATAAACGACCGAGGGAAGAAGAGGAACCCAAAGAAGATGATATCGTGTCGAAGAAGGCTAAAGTGGACGAAGAAAAGTCAGTAGAAGAACAAAGGTTGGAGAAGTTAGAGAAAAAAGAAGACGAGGAAGTAAAGGAAGTATCTGTAGCTGTGAAATTGGGACCCAAGACCTTTGGTTCTTCCCTGGAAATGTTTCATTACTTCCACAAATTTCTTAATGCTTGGCCTCATAATCTTAATGTTAACAAG TATGAGCACACAATGTTGCTGGAATTGCTCAAGAATGGGCATGCAGAATCTGAAAAAAAGATTGGTGCAGGGGTTTGTGCTTTCCAAGTTCGCGAACACCCTCGCTATAATAGTAGGTGCTATTTCCTCATCAGGGAAGATGACACTGCTGATGATTTCAGCTTCCGTAAGTGCGTGGATCACATAAGTCCCTTGCCAGAAGGGATGCAATTGAAATCCGAGGGTAACAAGAGGTCTGGTGGTGGTGGAGGAAATGGTGGCAGAGGAAGGGGTGGAAGAGGAGGTGGTCGTGGTGGTCGTGGAAGAGGAGGAAGGGGGAGATATTGA
- the LOC131659332 gene encoding uncharacterized protein LOC131659332 gives MVISSATDDSMEARLVCKDCFISFNGRDFPIDLISLPLKRIDVILGMDWLSPNSVYIGCKEKAIFIPAEETTSDDAITKLIEVLSKEPSVRVEFSEIPVVCEFPDVFPEDITSLPSKREAEFMIDLVLGTAPISITPYLMSPIELKELKSQLEELLAKHFIQPSVSPWGAPILLVKKKDGFTPFGVTNSLAVFMDYMNRIFQPYLDQFVVIFIDDILVYSRSPEEHKENLRIMLSTL, from the exons ATGGTCATTTCCTCGGCTACAGATGATTCTATGGAAGCTCGGCTAGTTTGCAAGGATTGTTTTATatcttttaatggtcgtgattttcCGATCGATCTGATTAGCTTACCTCTCAAGAGAAtcgatgtcattcttggaatggATTGGTTATCTCCTAATTCAGTGTATATTGGCTGCAAGGAGAAGGCTATATTCATTCCTGCAGAAGAGACTACCTCcgatgatgcaattaccaagttgattGAAG ttctttccaaGGAACCTTCTGTAAGGGTGGAATTTTCTGAGATTCCAGTAGTGTGCGAATTTCCTGATGTATTCCCTGAGGACATCACTTCTCTTCCTTCAAAAAGAGAAGCGGAATTCATGATTGACCTCGTTCTTGGTACTGCCCCTATCTCTATAACTCCATATCTAATGTCTCCTATCGAACTCAAAGaattgaagagtcagttagaagaacTCCTAGCTAAGCATTTCATTCAgcccagtgtttctccatggggagctcctaTTCTTTTGGTGAAGAAGAAGGACGGAT ttacgccttttggtgtgactaatTCTCTGGCTGTTTTCATGGACTACATGAATCGAATATTCCAACCGtatctggatcagtttgtggtgatCTTCATTGACGACATCTTGGTGTATTCTCGTTCTCCCGAAGAGCATAAAGAGAATTTGCGGATCATGTTGTCTACTCTTTGA
- the LOC131659333 gene encoding uncharacterized protein LOC131659333, with product MVESDDDADDAKYAQVTTSCSSSRSTSCNWTRFSCFLQNESSRICGGLDLVLAHDWLAVMERVFQAIQCTEEEKVIFATQKMTEPAARWWKTASTIFTTQGIPMDWQHFKTAFLEKYFPNSVRTQKEREFQNFKQGNMSVSEYDDKFEDLADYSRQAAYAPDELWKIDQLKRVQEERSQNRASFREQGRSGQYLKSRNSPTKKKQDHGDQSSLPPQCDKCKKRHRGNFRPFGAACYECGEMGHMARHCPKKKAPEKTTGRVYT from the exons atggtagaatcagatgatgatgcagatgatgcAAAGTATGCACAGGTAACAACCTCCTGCTCCAGTTCCCGTTCCACCAGTTGCAACTGGACCAGATTTTCGTgctttcttcagaatgaatcctcCAGAATTTGTGGTGGTCTAGATTTGGTATTGGCTCATGATTGGTTGGCTGTAATGGAGAGAGTGTTTCAGGCCATCCAATGTACTGAAGAGGAGAAGGTCATCTTTGCAACTCAGAAGATGACAGAACCTGCTGCTAGGTGGTGGAAGACGGCGTCTACCATCTTCACTACCCAAGGGATTCCTATGGACTGGCAACACTTCAAAACAGCATTTCTGGAGAAGTACTTCCCTAACAGTGTACGGACTCAGAAAGAAAGAGAATTTCAGAACTTCAAGCAAGGCAACATGTCAGTTTCGGAGTATGATGATAAGTTTGAAGACCTGGCTGATTACTCCCGACAGGCTGCCTATGCTCCTgatgaactatggaagattgatca ATTGAAGAGGGTTCAAGAAGAGAGAAGTCAGAATAGGGCAAGTTTTAGAGAGCAAGGAAGATCAGGACAGTATCTAAAGTCCCGCAACTCTCCGACAAAGAAGAAGCAGGATCATGGTGACCAGTCATCTCTACCTCCTCAGTGTGATAAGTGTAAGAAAAGACATCGTGGGAATTTTAGGCCTTTTGGAGCTGCTTGCTATGAGTGTGGTGAAATGGGCCACATGGCTAGGCATTGTCCAAAGAAGAAAGCTCCTGAGAAGACCACGGGTCGTGTGTATACCTAG